DNA sequence from the Microtus ochrogaster isolate Prairie Vole_2 chromosome 2, MicOch1.0, whole genome shotgun sequence genome:
TGAACACAGGGCTTCCCCACACACCAGGCAAGAGACCTAGAGATCTCCTACTACATTGTAGCCATAGCCTATGTTTTACCTTCTGTTTTGAGACACTTTCACTAAattgctcaggctagccttgaactcactctgagcccaggcaggccttggccttgcagtcttcctgcctcactcaGTATGTGGGATCACAGGTCTGCACTACCAGGCACTAAATACTTGCCGTTAAAAGTCTTGTCATGTGCTCTCCTGGTAGCATAGGTTTTTCTTGTAGCACtcatcatactttaaaaataattgttgaaGCTTAAGTTTAGTATTTGCATTTCTTGACTGGGTAGCTTCATCACAGTGGTTAAGAATTTGGGTTCTGGAATAAGGCAAAAATCACTGAGCAATACAAATCTACTTTAGTGCCACTACACGGAAGCagtctttattttagtttttgatacAAAGTCTTtgtgtgtagtccaggctggcctcaaactcatgatcttcctgccttagctcctCCGTGTTGGGAAGATACGTATGTACCATGGTACTAGCTTGCCTTCTTTTAAAtttctaaccttttttttttgtgtgtggttttttgagacagggtttctctgtggctttggcctcgaactcacagagatccccttgcctctgcctcctcagtgctgggattaaaggagtgcaccaccaccaccacctggctttaaatttctaattttaagtTGAGAATGGAGATGGTGGAGTAGCTCCAGTGGCTTAAGTAACTTCCCCAGGATTACACATGAAGTCCTTTGGTGTGGGTATGTATTCAGGAGTGAAATGGAGCTATAGCTTAAAATATCTTGAGCCTTTCCCACAGTTTGATGCTTGAGCAGAGGTATAGCATTCATTTAATGATACTTGCATTTTTACTTGCATATACTGTGTGTGTCtacagtgtgtctgtgtgagtatacgTACAAATGCTGTTGTGTAATGTAACGTAGTATAGTGTAATGACACAAAAAGATCTGAGAAATGCATTTTAAGGTTTTCTTGTGTGAACATTGCATAGCGTATTTACACAAACTTGAATGATGGTTGTCAGTCTCCCTGTGTGACTTCTTGATGTAGTTAAGGGGTGATGCTGCCAGAGATGTACTGTGTACTATTCTATAGTAAGCTTATAATGAATAACATTAAGACATTGATCAAAGTATATGTAGTCTAGCTCCAATAGTTTTTATCAAACATTATTGTATGTAACTGTGTTGTACTTTTATACAACTGGGAGTATAGTAGGTATGTTTGAATCagcatcaccacacacacacacactaggaacTGTGACATTCTGACAGCTAAGTCACTGACGAGGAGTTTTTAAAGTccatttaatgctttctttagaGATGAGGTCTTGCTATGTTGTTCAGACTGACTTCAGTCTTCAGACCCCAAGCAGCTAGTATGAAGGCATGTGATATAAATAGCATACAACTCTCCCTTAATTTTATTCAAGCACTACAATGTATTCAGTCAACTGAGCATTACTGTAGTGTGTCGTGCCTGTACATTATATGTGTTAAGTACCATGATCTTTATGGCGTAGATGTAAAGAGAGACTCGAAACACTACCTCCCAATCTGTGTTGGTGACTGCAGATCACTTTTACTCCCTTTCTGGGTCCAAGACTACTGTTTAGAGCCGGTACATGTCTTAATCCCAAAGGAGGCTGAGAACAGAGGGTTATGAGtcggaggtcagcctgggccacagagtatgaggccctgtctctaaGAGGAAAACGACaacagaacaaacagaaggacTGATAAGTGAGGTGAATGGGGACCTGCTGATTTCCCTGCACTTTGTTCATGGTGTCTacatcattttagaaaaaaacaaacaagaaaacatgacATCATGACATGTGAAGCTTCAACTTTTGACAAGTAACaagtattcctttttttttttttttgctatatgtAGTTAGTTTTACATTTTTGGGATTAAGAAGGCATATTTGAGCAACTGgggtaaaaaaatcaaatgtgataattcattgttttcatgtgtgcagaagtttaaaaagaaatttaaaaagaaatcacaataaataaatgcaatgcttTGTCAATGTTGGTTAACTAACTTTTGCCAGGATCGATATTGATCAAGGAAATAAATTCAACAGCCATttgagaaaaagtaaaaaaaaaaaaaatcacaaaaattgaTTATGGAACTTTAGTAGTTTATAAAATACTCACCCAGCAAAAAGTTCAGaagtaaagatttaaaaaagaactattgAGGCCCTTGTTGTCTGGTAGGACATTAGGAGAGAAGAGTCGCGATTCTccatcttttgtttcttctttttcatggCACTGTTGAACCTAATTTAGCCAAGTGACCTTGGGCTTGTCCAGGCGGATTTTAAActtgtgaccttcctgcctcagcctccgtaTAGGCTCCGTAAGGCTCTGGGCCTTGCCCAGcaccttccatcttgtttgtACATAAAAATCTCGTAGGTTGTTGAAATACAGATTCCTTGGTTCAGAATCTTGTTGCATATTTCTGGACAAGAAAGTTGTTAGGTATTGATGCATTTAATAAGCAGCTGGTGGTGTTCTGATGACCGATTCTGGGCCAGAGATAAGCAAGTGATAGTTGTGCAGACTTATGGGATGTCCGCATGAGGGGTATGCAGTAAAAGAAGGAAATAACAGTGCCTAGAGAAGTCTGAATTTCCAACTGTTAGGAAGGTAGGTGTGGATGGGgcaagttttacttttttgagtttagttttctctaAATCCCAGCTCTTACTCTGAGGCACTGTGTAGCTGGAGTACAAATGTGTACAAGTTTCTTTCCATGCTTCCACACTTGCAGGCCACTAAGGCAGGTGCAGCATCCATGATTCACTACACGGCTCTGATACTGGCCCGCCTGGTGCTACTTACTCTGTGTGGATGGGTGCTTTGCTGGACCCTGGTTAATCTTTTCCGAAGCCACTCAGTCCTCAATCTCCTCTTCCTTGGATATCCGTGagtatttcagttttaaattttattggcaAATCTTCAGAAGTTATTTGAGTTATGCAAATGACATAATGGAGGGGAAAATGAGATTCTTCATACATAAAGTAAGAATGTAGAAAATTGGAAAGCTGGTAgatataatttgttttcttaatttttttatgatttacttatctttattttatgtgcattgttgtgaAGGTGACAGATTCCCTGGAAGtagattttcagacagttgtgagctgccatgtggatgttgggaattggacccgggtcctctggaagagcagtcagtgctcttaaccgctgaaccatttctccagcctataatttattttctaaactaGGGTAGTTGGGGAAGCAGGTATAAACCAAGAGCATTCTGGGGAAACCAAGATACGTGGCTATCCTCCCAGTGGAGAATTAATTTCAATAAGCACTGTTCACCTAGTAAAGGTCTGTAGTTTAAGAGGAATGCGATCATCAAGATGGCTAGcagactttttaatttaaatggcTTACTGCAAAGCATGGTAGCTCGtggctttaatctcagtacttggaaggcaaaggctggtgaatctcttgagttcaagactagccagggctacatgatgagACATTGCTTCACCCTGCCCCCTCCAAAAGCTTATTTATTCTCTACATCCCACACAATAGTAATAAACATGTAATATAGACAAATCTTGGGTTTAAATATATTTaccttttttatgttttgaaactTGTATAATCTACCTTTTATATAAGCATTAATTAAAAAGGcatgagaaatttaaaatactgaGTATTGGAACCACCACATCTTTTCCATTTATTCataaggttgttttttttgttttttgtttttttttttttttaaagccacccTGATTTCTTCCCTTCGGTTTTCAGTGGATTCTTTGTAAATCAGTCCAAGTCTGACAACTGTGGCTCTTAACCATGCCCTGAATCTGCCCATTCCCAACACttgaaaggtggaggcaggaggaggagcatcagttcagggtcatcctgaACTACATAGCTTGAGACTCAAATTTCAAGTGTGTTGTCGCTCCCTTCTTTAACATCCTTCCTTGCGGGGCCCgagagatggcttaatgattaagagcactggctgctctcccagaggatcctgtttcggttcccagaacctacctggtggtggctcataaccatctatagtTCCAGTTTCAGGCAgtctattttgttgttggttttgattttggtttttcgagacagggtttctctgtactttggagcctgtcctggaactagctctgtagaccaggctggcctcgaactcacagagatctgcctgcctctgcctcctgagtgctgggattaaaggcgtgcgccactactggcCAGctattgtttttgatttttgagacagggcttctctgtggaacatccctggctgtcctggaaccctgtagaccaggctgctctcaaactcacaaagatccgcctgcctctgcctcctgagtgctgggattaaaggtgtgcatcaccaccgcccgtCTTCAGACAATCTTGGCACCCTTTTCTGACCCCACAGGCATCAGGTACTCAGGTGGttctcatacatacatgcaggcaagtaCACAGACATCCTTAAAAATGCTTTGCTGAATCCCTTAATTTACAGAGTCCTCTGTggtctgatgttctcttctgcttcctctcatCTTACCCTCAGTCAGTTATTTGCTGCCATAGGACTTCACCACATGACATATCACCATGATAGATATTTATTGCATGGGTGTTGAGGTTAGCTGGGAATCGGGGGCCTCTCCGGAACTATCTGCCTGGGTTCATCCACAGACTTGGGATTAACTGGCCACTATAATGCTACTCTCTGTTCCCCATGTCTCATCCTCCAGCAGGCTAGTCTGGGTATGATTACATGAGTTTGGCAGAGTATCAAGAGAGAGTATATCAGGAGAGTGTGATAGGGGTTGGTTACTTTACCCACAGGATGAAGCCAAGCAGTCACATAAGAAGTGTGATGTAACAAGGAAGACTGAAGAATTGGGGTCCCCATCACACTTTATTGTACATTTaacctcttgttttgttttgttgagtttagtttttgagacaggatttcttgtgTAActcttgactgtcttggaactcactctatagaccaggctgacctcaaactcagcaatcctcctgcctctgcctcccaagtactggaattaaaagcttataccaccactacctggtatGTTTCAGCAATATCGAATTTAATGAAACATATAGCTTTCAtagttttgaataattttttttttatttgtttttgtttgagacagggtctcactgtgtggcctagAATGTACTATGTTGCCAAGGTTGACCTCAGACTTTTGACAGGATACTTGTTTGATGGTTCCAAGTGCACAGGGGATTTTTCTACCTGCTTCTTGTGCTTCTTAACGCCATCCCACCCTCTCAAGGGCATCTTCACAGTGGGTCCTGGAGCTATCCCAAACCGTTCTCTCAATCAGTAAATAGCCCATCCTTTTCCTTCCATAGAAAATTATGAacaggggctggcgagatggctcagcggtcgggagcattgcatgctcttccaaaggtcccgagttcaattcccagcaaccacatggtggctcacaaccatctgtaatgaggtctggtgccctcttctggcatgtggacatacacacagacagaatactgtatacataataaataaataaataaataaatatttttaaaaaaaactaattctaggacagctaggactgttataacacagagaaaccctgtctcgaaaaaccaacaaaataaaatgctttagGAATCAATAGTTAGAGTAAGTCTAAAATATTCACATGGATGGTTGGGAGGTGTACACAGCTCAAGGTAGGTTTTTCTTAACGTGTGCATTAAACATAAAGCATTAGCATTAagccctgagtttaatctccaggatcaaaagaaaaattgtcaatattctcaaaaaaattagttcTTTAGCCAAATATTATTGTGTGTAGAAATTTATTGTACTTGTAACCTTTTCGTTAATTTACCAAATATTTTCTGTGAGACTTTTGTTTCATCAGCTATTTTAGGCACCAAGGTTATCAGTGAATTAACCAGACTTAAATTGTTTTGTAGAGTTTAAATTGGTAACGTGGGAAAGTAATCCAAGAAAATAATACCATCCCCAAATAATATATCTATTAAATGCACAGGAAGTAGTAAAgtcttatgaaaaataataaggaaatgagTCAGTATTATGGGACTCCACgtggttttgttatgttttgtccCTGCCCCAATAAGGTACTTGACAGTCCAGCTCCTCTACCCGTGTGCACTGTGCACACAGCCTTTTCTGAACAATGCATCTAGCAGCCATGGCCCCCACGTCAATCAGCTTCATATCCATCCCTCTCTGAGCTGGGTGTgtggctgagcagccgggaataaacaagtggcctcccacCACAGGTGTGGAATAGGTTTCTTCTCCCCTAACAATTACCAGATTTAcagtttcttttcaaatatattccCAACAAAGAATGCAAAGACTGAGCTGACCTTAAATTGTTGGGGTAGATAAATATTAAGTCACAGTCCTGAAGTGGATTTTGGGGGAAAATCTTCTATTTATCATATTATGCAAATGCATAATTTTGACTATATAATTAGAATCAGATGCAATATGGGAAGGGATGTGCATAGTAGCAAAATGATTATATGGCATAATCTATCAACCAAAAGAGAGATCGCCCTCATTGCAATCCTGAGTAACTAAAGTCACCCTCCCTGAACCCCAGAAAAGAAGCCCTGAAGAGTAATCTGGGCCTTGGGCATCTGTGTGAGCCTTTATTTCAGTTCTTTGAGTAGGAGTCCAAGAACCTGGCAACACCCAGCTCAGACCCTGACCCCTGGCAGTCACCGTATAGAAAAGCTGCATTCTGGAAAACTGTTGACTCAGTAAAAATGATTGTTTCTAGGTGTTTTTATGTAGTGTCATTGGGCCTTTTATGTACTATCTTATTCTACAATGCATACATACTGCTCCACGATGTGGTTACGTGATGTGGAAGAGTCGTCTCATTTTCCTGTTCACTCTTGTGTTACAGGTTTGGTGTTTATGTTCCTCTCTGCTGTTTCCACCAAGATAGTAGAGCCCATCTTCTTCTCACAGACTATGTGGTTCAGCACCAGGCAGTAGAGGAAGGTGCTTCCAATGTGGGCAGTTTGGCCAAATCCAAAGATTTCCTCTCCTTATTGCTGGAGTCTCTAAAAGAACAGTTTAATAATGCCACGCCCATCCCCACCCACAGCTGCCCCCTATCTCCCGATCTCATTCGCAATGAAGTAGAATGCTTGAAAGCAGATTTCAACCACAGAATCAAGGAAGTTCTCTTCAACTCCCTCTTCAGTGCCTACTACGTTGCATTTCTCCCGCTGTGCTTTGTGAAGGTAAGCAGGTGGCCTGCTCTCTGGACTCCCTGGATTTGTGTGTCAATTACATAAGCTGGGTATTTCTTGTTTAAttccccttttctctgtctcccctttGGCAGCCTGGATGGTGGAGTTCGGCTGCATCTGGAGTGCACTAATACCGCTCCTGGTTGGCGGATAGGTATTTCCATATATGTGATGCACCCCATAGTAGctcccccctttcttccttccttccttttttctttgcttttcttttttaatttttttaaagagtgaacTTACAATAGAATCGTTACATAGCAGCTTAAGAGAACCAAGATTTCAATGAAATTTAGCCTGCTGTGGTTGATATTAACAGGGTCATCTTGAATTTAACCTAACCTCTATCTAAAATCAATTTATTTcaatagaaaagataaatgatCTGGATATCACATGGGGCCCAAAGCTTTTGGGATGTTGTAGTGTCCTCCTCTCCCCATCAGAAGCACGCTGCAGCTGGACTGGCCCTTCAGACGCACTCGGGTCTTCCAGGAGGAAACACATAGAACATAATTGTCTCCCTCCCAGCCCTAACTCGCACAGCCAGAAAGTCAGGTTGATTTTGGAGGACTCTGCTCCTGAAGTTTCTGCACGGACAGCAGGACAACCAGTGCATGTTGACTCAGTGGCATTTGTCTGCAGGGCGTATGTCCACACCCTTCCCTGCCTCAGTTCACTGCCAGTGCATGGATCGCTTCTCTTATGgtctcttccagagtacccagtATTACGACATGCGCTGGTCATGTGAGCACCTCATTATGGTGTGGATCAATGCTTTTGTCATGCTTACCACGCAGCTGCTGCCATCCAAATACTGTGATTTGCTACATAAATCAGCTGCTCACCTGGGCAAGTGGCAGAAGTTGGAACATGGGTTCTACAGCAATGCTCCACAGCACATGTGAGTAGGTTAGAGGGTAACCGTGTAACATTTCTCTTCATGATACTGGTCATGTTTATATGCTTTGTGTGTCATTCTCGTTCTCGCTTTAAacgtttgttttttatttatgtgtgtgcttgtcaTCATACTAAAAAGAATACAGGGCATTAACTCATTTCTACCACCATCACCAGCTCCTCGAATGGGTCCACATTTCAGCTGCCCAGCCACTCCAGAGTGCATTATACTCTGGATTTTCCTTTCAGTCTTTACCTTTTGCCCAAATGCAAGCATATTTGggaatacatgtgtatgtatgtcttttaACTGTAAGACATGAGGTTTGTCTTCTCATCTCCATTGCTGCAGCTGTGTAGCTTGAATTTGCTGCTTTCGACTTTTCTAATAAGTACAAATCTGGTCTAGTAATTTTTCTTGcctatatttctttcctttttcttcctaatCTCTGTACTGTTTGTTTCCCTGTCTCTGACTGTGTGCCTTTATTAGTCGTTTCTGTGCATGGTTCAGAATGCCTAACTTCCAAATGCTTTTCTCCCAAATGCTTTTCTTCTGTCAGTTCTGAGCACACTCTCATAACCGTCTCTCAGGCCTGGGCCATCTTCAAACATGGACCCTCTTCGCTTTCCtcccttttataatttaaatattccgCAAATTTCATCTACCAGTTTCCCTCTCATGAAATGGGACAGATTGAGGTgaccttccttcccctcttcccccctcAGAGTTCTCCCTTCAATTATCTGCCTTGATGTCTGATACAGATTAGCACAGGCCTTCAAGCCCAGGAACTGAAAGAAACCTGAATGTGGGCAAAGGACAGATTTCAGTAACAGTTGAAAGTCCAGTCCTAGTACTGTACATCTTCAGGCTACTGGTGGCCATGAGGTGTATCATCACCTTAATGCTGGTAAGTGTGAGCAAGGCCGGTGGAACGTGTTCTCAACTGGGAACACTTCAGGGTgctagaataatttttatttttaacatatctaAACTGCTGTCCCAGTTCTTATCCTAGGAGACTAACATTTCCAAAATCAGGAAGTGATAAATTagatttaagtgaaaaaaaagtttaatttgaaGATTTTTCATCCTTCTGCAACTCCATTACATTGATGCTGGAAAGAAACAAGCTTTCCCTTCCCTAATTTCTTTTCCTTAGAGAAACCTCTGTAGAAATGAACCAAGAAGATGGTAAAGAGGAATGTCTGTGTACTAGTACCATGTGTTCTGTGTTCTGCTGGATAGCTGCTCCCATCTGTGAGGCATTGGAGTTATGTGATTAGCAAACAGATCCTGTATGGGGTGTGTGACGCAGCAAATGTCTTCTTGCTGTTGTTGTCACTGGCTTTCACTTCTTGTTTGTATCCTCTTCCTGCTCACTTGGGATCCAGATgacagtcgccctcttatacttTGTTTTCTGGCCTGCTCACTCTCCCACGCCTGTAAGTCCTTCAACACTGAGTCAACTGTATCACTCGgtagtctctctgtgtaacaatgAAGTAAGTCATCGTAACAAATCCTTTCTAACTCCTAAGAGCTTGGCTATGGAATTACTACTGTATGTGTGTTCAGAATTCAGCCAGATGAAGCCTTGAATGCTTAATCTGATTTCCATAGAAATATAGCTGGCCTTTCAAAACACTGTCCCCAGTTCTCAGTGTTCTAATACTGCATTTCTTTCTCCCGTAGCTGGTCAGAAAACACAATATGGCCTCAAGGGGTGCTGGTGCGGCACAGCAGATGTCTATATAGAGCCATGGGACCTTACAACGTGGCAGTGCCTTCAGATGTATCCCATGCCCGCTTTTATGCAAGTACCACTTACTTATTTCTCAAGAGTAAACTTAAAAGTGTTAGGAGGCCACTCTGTATGTAAGCATCTAGCACAGTATGTAATACACTATAGGAAGTTGATACTGGCCCTTGACCTTGAGAAATGTCTTTGGAAAGGCAGCCTGAAGTCCACATATCATTGCTCAAAATAAGGCAATTATGTGATTTCCTCTTTCACTTCATAGTTTAATTTGGTAGTGGTTTGGTTTGGGGTATCCTTCAGATATGTTGTATatgagcctggcatggtggcatattgtattcccagcacttgggaggtggaggcaggaggatcaagaactCAAGGTCAGTCTTGTCTGTTTTGACCCTGTCCAAAAATTAACGAGATCTGTGCATTAAAGTTAAAGTACTATTTAATGCAGTAATAATGGGGGTCTTTTGAAGTGTTTACCTGAGtttgaaaagttaaaattgaAGAGGAAAAAGCAGTAGGCTCTTATTAATTCAGCTCCTATCCCATTTGAACTCAGCCTTGAGCTGTGCTCTAATTGCGGTTTTTtagaactccagctctaggagtcAGAAGTCTCTGCTTCTAAAGAAAGGGCAGGGGCTGAccagggtgggtgggggaaaTGGATACGCAGAGGTGTGTGGTGTAGTGCCTTTGAATTCTGTTAGGAAATggaggttttggtttttaaaagtttttttcccccctttttcccTCCCAGTTCCTTGTAAGAGCACCACAGACTTTCTGGTTATGGAGGCTTTTGACCTCTGAGGACTGACATTAGGGCAAGATGCCTGGAAATAGCTGTGGGAGAGAAGAGCTTGAGCAGGGTGAGGGCCTTGAGCAGGAGTCAACAGCCTTTCCTCTACTTGTGGGATTGCCTTAAGATGAGGAGTGGGTCATGTCACAGCTCCATAAGCTTTGATTTCTCCATAAGTATTTAATTCACCCAGTGCAGTCTTGCATATTTGGGAATGAATTATTTTGACCAGTGCTGTCCCTTAAGCTATACCAATTAGAtatcttattataattttttgttCATGTTGGACAGCTGGAAAACCAAGCCAAATTCATATAAGAAAGATGAACTAATTGCTGGTTTTGTACAACCAAATAGGTAAATCACTACTTCTCAAAAGTGATCCTAGGGCTACCTAAATTGTCATGTTTGTGACAATGATGGGGCCTCTTTCTAGACTTATGAATCAGAATCCCTGGAGAAGCCCAGGAATTTAGAACAGTTTTGTCTAAAGTAAGAACATTCAAATTCATATAAACCGCTCTGTGTACCTAGAAGGCAGCTCACACCAGTAATCTTATCCTTTGGgaaagtagagacagaaggatcagagtttcaaggccagcctttggCTACAGTGTGAAAAATCCCCAATAAATCAAACCTAATAAAACCTGTCCATTAGCAGTAGCTGTTGCACTTTAAAACCTTTATGACCTGATCAGTTTCTAGGTTACTAGTACAGTTAAGTACACTTTGCTGTAGAATttgaaatggctttttttttatgcTAACAAAGGGAAATGACTATTCTTAATCTTTCTATAACAGTAATTCTGAGCCATTTTATACATGGAGTTACTGAATATGTTAATATGATTCAAGTTCAAGACTTCCTTTCCCCTGAAGactgcccagagaagccaagtgtCCTTGAGAGCAGCCAAGGCAATTTAACTTCCATCCACATTAGTTGTTTTTAGATGGCATACCAGTATAGACCACGTCTGTCTTCATTTGAATGTAGGGCTCTGTGGGTTCATGTTAGGTTGCAATCTGTGTCTCCATATTCAGAGTACCTTTTTAAATAAACTAGGATTAGCCCCTTAGAGTAAAAAATCTGATGAGGGAAAATAAGAAGTCCCATTTTAGCGTGGTTCTGATGCCTGTTCAGTTcccatttttcttgtttgcttgcctTTTCGAACCTGATTTTTCCATACTGGGGGAAGGAAAACATGCTCAGCAGAAGTATACGAGGTAGAGAGTTTCGGTCAGTGGTCATAGTTGGCAAATGGTTTAAGGGAAGATTACGACACTGTTGTAGCTTGGCGAGGTGGCACGTACCTGTAATCCCGCACTCACAAGGCAAAGGGGAGAGGATTGC
Encoded proteins:
- the Tmem39a gene encoding transmembrane protein 39A; this encodes MPSRRRGPSRQQLSRSALPSIQTLVGGGCGNGTGLRNRNGSAIGLPVPPITALITPGPVRHCQIPDLPVDGNLFFEFLFFIYLLIVLFIQYINIYKTVWWYPYNHPASCTSLNFHLIDYHLAAFITVMLARRLVWALISEATKAGAASMIHYTALILARLVLLTLCGWVLCWTLVNLFRSHSVLNLLFLGYPFGVYVPLCCFHQDSRAHLLLTDYVVQHQAVEEGASNVGSLAKSKDFLSLLLESLKEQFNNATPIPTHSCPLSPDLIRNEVECLKADFNHRIKEVLFNSLFSAYYVAFLPLCFVKSTQYYDMRWSCEHLIMVWINAFVMLTTQLLPSKYCDLLHKSAAHLGKWQKLEHGFYSNAPQHIWSENTIWPQGVLVRHSRCLYRAMGPYNVAVPSDVSHARFYFLFHRPLRLLNLLIFIEGSVVFYQLYSLLRSEKWNHTLSMALILFCNYYVLFKLLRDRIVLGRAYSYPLNSYELKAN